A genomic stretch from Anaerolinea thermophila UNI-1 includes:
- a CDS encoding class I SAM-dependent methyltransferase encodes MLWLERVTRWLAFNLWYLKQPPWDTGISPPELVAFIQSHPSGRALDLGCGSGTNLLTLAKAGWQVVGIDLSLLAVWRARQRLRRENMKGQVLNGSVTNLSHVSPPFDLILDIGCYHGLPQEDRVRYRQNLLNYLAPSGTFLLYAHLKQEGQNQMPGISREEMETFNALLTPVHIQESRDRWERVVVWLEYNR; translated from the coding sequence ATGCTCTGGTTGGAACGCGTTACCCGCTGGCTTGCCTTTAACCTGTGGTACCTGAAACAGCCACCCTGGGACACAGGCATTTCCCCTCCTGAATTGGTGGCTTTCATCCAGAGTCATCCATCCGGTCGCGCCCTAGATTTGGGGTGTGGGAGTGGAACCAATTTACTCACACTGGCAAAGGCAGGCTGGCAGGTTGTGGGGATTGATCTCTCCCTGCTGGCTGTGTGGCGGGCGCGTCAACGATTGCGCCGGGAGAACATGAAGGGGCAGGTACTCAATGGGAGCGTCACCAATCTCTCGCATGTTTCTCCTCCCTTTGACCTGATACTCGATATTGGCTGTTATCACGGGCTTCCCCAGGAAGATCGCGTGCGCTATCGCCAAAACCTGCTCAACTATCTTGCGCCTTCGGGAACTTTTTTGCTTTACGCCCATCTTAAGCAAGAGGGGCAAAACCAAATGCCCGGCATCTCACGCGAAGAGATGGAAACCTTCAACGCTTTGTTAACCCCTGTCCATATCCAGGAAAGTCGGGACCGCTGGGAACGCGTCGTAGTCTGGCTGGAGTACAACCGATGA
- a CDS encoding NUDIX hydrolase — translation MLPKLQFTLCFLTRGDDVLMLHRNRPPNAGLWNGIGGHWEEDESALQGVLREIEEETGYHLEKAFFCGILTWEGFEIPAGGLVLFTAQAPEGEPQGCSEGKLAWKPKEWLFHSPEVVSNIHVFAPYILNGSNPLHFHFIYEAGKILAYKISPVPAELRL, via the coding sequence ATGCTTCCAAAATTGCAATTTACGCTGTGTTTCCTCACCCGGGGAGATGATGTCCTGATGCTTCATCGCAACCGTCCTCCGAATGCTGGATTATGGAACGGTATCGGTGGGCATTGGGAAGAGGACGAAAGCGCCCTGCAAGGCGTTCTCCGGGAAATTGAAGAGGAAACGGGGTATCATCTGGAAAAGGCTTTTTTTTGTGGCATACTGACCTGGGAAGGCTTTGAGATTCCCGCCGGTGGATTGGTGTTATTTACGGCACAGGCGCCTGAGGGAGAGCCGCAAGGATGCAGTGAAGGGAAACTGGCTTGGAAACCCAAAGAATGGCTGTTTCATTCGCCGGAGGTGGTTTCAAACATTCATGTATTTGCCCCGTATATCCTGAATGGCTCGAATCCTCTGCATTTTCATTTTATTTACGAAGCGGGCAAAATCCTTGCCTACAAAATTTCTCCGGTACCCGCCGAGTTGCGGTTATAA
- a CDS encoding CBS domain-containing protein: protein MHLIMTHEQADFDALAAMLGAYLMHEHAYPVLPRRLNRNVRAFLNLYGSDLPFVEIEDLPNEPVTAVTLVDTQSLVTLRGVSAKTRVQVVDHHTRRENLSPHWEVKIEPVGSCTCLFVEGLREHNGNLSPLHATLLLLGIYEDTGCLTYPSTTPRDAQAVGYLLERGANLEVANKFLNPALSAEQRRVYDLLLSMAETVEVGGLQVVLSAADAGEMVDEISSVAHKIRDLLDPDALFLLVRTPEGIRLVARSTTDRVDVSSIASRFGGGGHGRAAAALIRIPEGATLPYQESGESPLEAIKREILNVLPRFIRPAVTVSQIMSANPLTVPPKMTAGEALKWMERYGFEGYPVVEDGKVVGLLNRRAVERAVAHKLSTLTVTSLMEVGSVFVYPDDPIERVRDVMAQSGWGQVPVVDRQIGNVVGIVTRTDLLRHISGEVPVPGRRNLARELEESIPEGRLMLIKAVAAEARRLHQAVYIVGGFVRDLLLGRPSLDFDIVVEGDAIHLARSLEKRYGGRILPHTRFGTAKWTISPIREKLAGMLSEKNKIDPQELPEALDLISARREFYDYPTALPTVERSSIKLDLHRRDFTINTMAVRLDGHHFGDLYDYWGGLRDLEQKVVRVLHSLSFVDDPTRQLRAVRFEQRFDFHIEHRTLQLMDEGRPLIRHLSGDRLRHELNLILQEEKVFAMLARLQELGLLAAIHPAFGWDEGIRPAMQHVLREPLPESWEFPEKVANLPIRLALAYLVWLLPNPEGKGIAERLRLPATLQEHWQDARTLLENHQTFQDFSASQVVKVLDEIALPALYAVYLLVENKQLKEVLERYIYRWRFVYPQTTGDTLKAMGIPPGPEYREILWQLRAAWLDGRVNSVEEEQALLQCLLSSATRGNSR, encoded by the coding sequence ATGCACCTGATCATGACCCACGAACAGGCAGATTTTGATGCTCTGGCGGCGATGCTGGGTGCTTATTTGATGCATGAGCATGCCTATCCGGTTTTGCCCCGCCGCCTCAACCGCAATGTACGCGCTTTCCTCAACCTTTATGGGAGCGATCTGCCTTTTGTGGAAATTGAGGATTTACCCAATGAACCTGTGACAGCGGTGACGCTGGTGGATACGCAGTCGCTGGTCACTTTGCGGGGGGTGAGTGCTAAAACCCGCGTTCAGGTGGTGGATCATCATACACGACGGGAGAATCTGTCTCCCCACTGGGAAGTGAAAATTGAGCCTGTAGGTTCCTGTACCTGCCTTTTCGTAGAAGGTCTTCGTGAACATAACGGCAATCTCAGTCCACTCCACGCCACACTGTTGTTGCTGGGGATTTATGAGGACACTGGCTGTCTGACTTATCCAAGTACCACGCCGCGAGACGCACAAGCCGTGGGCTATTTGTTGGAACGTGGGGCAAACCTGGAGGTGGCAAACAAGTTCCTTAACCCAGCCCTTTCTGCGGAGCAAAGGCGGGTATATGACCTTTTGCTCAGTATGGCAGAAACGGTTGAGGTTGGCGGGCTTCAGGTGGTCCTCTCGGCGGCAGACGCTGGTGAAATGGTGGACGAAATTTCCAGCGTAGCGCACAAAATTCGCGACTTGCTTGACCCCGATGCTCTGTTTTTACTGGTGCGTACTCCTGAGGGAATCCGCCTGGTGGCACGTTCGACTACCGACCGGGTGGATGTATCCAGTATTGCATCGCGCTTTGGCGGGGGGGGGCATGGGCGTGCTGCAGCGGCATTGATTCGTATTCCTGAGGGTGCAACTTTGCCGTATCAGGAAAGTGGCGAGTCTCCGCTGGAAGCCATCAAGCGCGAGATTCTGAATGTTCTCCCGCGCTTTATTCGCCCGGCTGTGACCGTGAGTCAGATCATGTCTGCCAATCCTTTGACCGTTCCGCCTAAAATGACGGCAGGGGAAGCCCTGAAGTGGATGGAGCGGTATGGTTTTGAGGGCTACCCGGTGGTAGAAGACGGTAAAGTGGTGGGGTTGTTGAACCGCCGTGCAGTGGAGCGTGCGGTGGCTCATAAACTCAGTACGCTGACCGTGACCAGTTTGATGGAGGTTGGTTCCGTTTTTGTGTATCCTGACGACCCCATTGAACGAGTCCGGGATGTGATGGCACAATCTGGTTGGGGGCAGGTGCCGGTAGTGGATCGCCAGATTGGAAATGTGGTGGGCATCGTCACCCGTACCGACCTTTTGCGCCATATCAGTGGCGAAGTGCCCGTACCTGGCAGACGTAATCTGGCAAGAGAACTGGAAGAGTCTATCCCTGAAGGAAGATTGATGTTAATCAAAGCCGTAGCGGCAGAAGCGCGGCGCTTGCATCAGGCGGTGTACATTGTCGGCGGGTTTGTGCGCGATTTGCTTCTTGGGCGCCCCAGCCTGGATTTTGATATTGTGGTTGAAGGAGATGCCATCCATCTGGCGCGCTCGCTGGAAAAACGTTACGGCGGACGGATTTTACCTCATACCCGGTTTGGCACAGCAAAATGGACGATCTCTCCCATTCGCGAAAAACTTGCAGGGATGCTTTCTGAAAAAAATAAGATTGACCCGCAAGAATTACCGGAAGCGCTGGACTTGATCAGTGCCCGCAGAGAGTTTTATGACTACCCCACAGCCCTTCCGACAGTGGAGCGGAGCAGTATTAAACTGGATTTGCACCGCCGCGATTTTACCATCAACACCATGGCAGTGCGGCTGGATGGACATCACTTTGGTGATTTGTATGACTACTGGGGTGGTTTGCGAGATTTGGAGCAAAAAGTCGTGCGGGTTTTGCACTCGCTTTCCTTTGTGGATGACCCTACCCGGCAGTTGCGGGCTGTGCGTTTTGAGCAGAGGTTTGATTTCCATATTGAACATCGCACTCTGCAATTGATGGACGAAGGTCGCCCGCTGATCAGGCATCTTTCGGGCGACCGCCTGCGACATGAACTGAACCTGATTTTGCAGGAAGAAAAAGTATTTGCCATGCTGGCTCGCCTGCAAGAATTGGGACTGCTGGCGGCAATTCATCCTGCCTTTGGGTGGGATGAAGGAATACGTCCTGCTATGCAACACGTGCTTAGGGAGCCTCTGCCTGAATCCTGGGAATTCCCGGAGAAGGTAGCCAATCTTCCCATTCGTCTAGCATTGGCTTATCTGGTGTGGTTGTTGCCAAATCCTGAAGGTAAGGGGATTGCGGAAAGATTGCGTCTCCCCGCCACATTGCAGGAACACTGGCAGGATGCCCGCACATTGCTGGAAAATCATCAGACTTTCCAGGATTTCTCTGCCAGTCAGGTGGTCAAAGTGCTGGATGAAATTGCTTTACCAGCCCTGTATGCTGTGTATTTGCTGGTAGAGAATAAACAACTGAAAGAAGTTCTGGAGCGGTATATCTATCGCTGGCGTTTTGTCTATCCTCAAACCACCGGAGATACTCTTAAAGCCATGGGAATTCCTCCCGGGCCCGAGTATCGGGAAATCCTCTGGCAACTCCGCGCGGCATGGCTGGATGGAAGGGTGAACAGTGTGGAAGAGGAACAAGCCCTTTTGCAATGCCTGCTTTCTTCCGCGACGAGGGGGAATTCTCGATGA
- the rpsO gene encoding 30S ribosomal protein S15, which yields MTLTKEQKDSLINQFQRHEGDTGSPEVQVALLTERINQLTNHLRMHKHDESSRRGLLMLVGQRRRLLAYLRKKDYRRYVALAERLNLRTK from the coding sequence ATGACTTTGACAAAAGAACAAAAAGACTCGTTGATCAACCAGTTCCAACGCCACGAAGGCGATACTGGTTCACCGGAAGTTCAGGTGGCATTGCTGACCGAGCGCATCAATCAACTGACCAACCACCTGCGAATGCACAAACACGATGAATCCTCCCGCCGTGGGTTGCTGATGCTGGTCGGTCAACGCCGCCGGCTTCTCGCTTACCTGCGGAAGAAGGATTACAGGCGTTATGTCGCTCTGGCGGAACGCCTGAACTTGCGCACCAAATAA
- a CDS encoding GNAT family N-acetyltransferase: MTETSEVREDLLSRVVVRHLHEEDLPALEWEGEYTHFRRMYADAYQRMKRGLTLMWGAELQGVGIIGQVFVQFLCDRPELCNGVDRAYLYAFRVRAPYRSRGVGALILSIVEEDLRRRGFRYVTLNVARDNPRAQAFYERHGYHVVAPEPGRWQYINHLGRLVEVVEPAWRMEKSLLP; this comes from the coding sequence ATGACAGAAACTTCGGAAGTCAGGGAAGATTTGCTTTCCCGCGTGGTTGTACGGCATTTACATGAAGAAGACCTTCCCGCCCTGGAATGGGAAGGAGAATACACCCATTTCCGTCGCATGTATGCCGATGCCTACCAGCGCATGAAGCGCGGATTAACCCTGATGTGGGGGGCTGAATTGCAGGGAGTGGGTATTATTGGGCAGGTGTTTGTGCAGTTCCTTTGTGACCGTCCGGAGTTGTGTAATGGTGTGGATCGGGCGTATCTGTATGCTTTTCGGGTGCGTGCACCGTACCGCAGTCGAGGGGTAGGAGCGTTGATTCTTTCCATTGTGGAGGAAGACTTACGCCGGCGTGGTTTTCGGTATGTAACCTTGAATGTTGCCCGTGATAACCCCCGTGCGCAGGCCTTTTACGAACGCCATGGATATCACGTCGTTGCCCCAGAGCCAGGGCGCTGGCAGTATATCAATCATCTTGGCAGGCTGGTGGAGGTTGTTGAGCCTGCCTGGCGCATGGAGAAAAGTCTCCTCCCCTAG
- the proS gene encoding proline--tRNA ligase has translation MSDEKLTPQSENFSEWYNQIVLRADLADYAPVRGCMVVKPYGWALWENIQQALDKRFKATGHVNAAFPLFIPMSFLEKEKEHVEGFSPELAVVTVGGGETLEEPLVVRPTSETIIGYMYSKWIRSYRDLPILINQWGNVVRWEMRTRLFLRTLEFYWQEGHTAHATREEAIEETMRMLDTYYRFAIEEAAVPVIPGRKSQTEKFAGAEMSMTIEAMMRDTKALQSGTSHFLGQNFARAFDIRFLDQNNELQYAWTTSWGLSTRFIGAIIMTHGDDQGLILPPRLAPIQVVIVPIYRDDAERSLVMPVVDRLEQELREAFRVHVDRRDGVTPGFKFNDWEMRGVPLRLEVGPKDVEKNSVALARRDRPGKAGKSFVSQEGLTQTIADTLKDIHQSLLDRAIAFRDSHIHDVKDYEELKQVVEGGWAFAWWCGSAACEAKVKEDTKATTRCIPLDQPGGAGRCVVCGEPATEKVYFARAY, from the coding sequence ATGAGCGACGAAAAATTAACCCCACAATCTGAAAATTTTTCCGAATGGTATAACCAGATCGTCCTGCGCGCCGATTTAGCAGATTATGCTCCCGTGCGGGGGTGCATGGTGGTCAAACCCTATGGTTGGGCGCTTTGGGAAAATATTCAGCAAGCGCTTGATAAACGGTTCAAAGCCACCGGGCATGTGAATGCCGCTTTCCCTCTGTTTATCCCGATGAGTTTTTTGGAAAAAGAGAAGGAACATGTTGAGGGCTTTTCTCCGGAACTGGCGGTGGTCACTGTTGGTGGTGGTGAGACGCTGGAGGAGCCTTTGGTCGTTCGTCCGACGTCAGAAACGATTATCGGGTACATGTATTCCAAGTGGATTCGCTCTTATCGGGATCTTCCCATTTTGATTAATCAATGGGGCAATGTTGTCCGTTGGGAAATGCGCACCCGTTTGTTCCTCCGCACGCTGGAGTTCTACTGGCAGGAAGGCCATACCGCTCATGCCACCCGGGAAGAAGCCATTGAAGAAACCATGCGCATGCTGGATACCTATTATCGCTTTGCCATTGAAGAAGCCGCTGTGCCGGTGATTCCCGGACGCAAGAGCCAGACGGAGAAATTTGCTGGCGCTGAAATGTCCATGACCATTGAGGCTATGATGCGTGATACCAAGGCTTTGCAGTCCGGCACTTCCCATTTCCTTGGTCAGAACTTTGCTCGTGCCTTTGACATCCGCTTCCTTGACCAGAATAACGAACTCCAGTACGCCTGGACGACTTCCTGGGGGCTTTCCACTCGCTTCATTGGTGCTATCATCATGACCCACGGGGATGATCAGGGGTTGATTTTGCCGCCGCGCCTCGCTCCGATTCAGGTTGTGATTGTGCCTATCTACCGCGATGATGCTGAACGCAGTCTGGTGATGCCGGTGGTGGACCGCCTGGAACAGGAACTGCGTGAGGCCTTCCGTGTGCATGTCGATCGCCGCGATGGCGTGACGCCCGGCTTCAAGTTTAACGACTGGGAAATGCGCGGAGTTCCCTTGCGCCTGGAAGTTGGTCCAAAGGATGTTGAAAAGAATAGTGTGGCGCTGGCGCGCCGCGATCGCCCTGGCAAAGCCGGGAAGTCCTTTGTCTCTCAAGAGGGACTGACTCAGACCATTGCCGACACTCTCAAGGATATTCATCAATCTCTGCTGGACCGCGCTATTGCCTTCCGCGATTCGCATATCCACGATGTTAAGGATTATGAGGAACTTAAACAGGTGGTGGAGGGTGGATGGGCGTTTGCCTGGTGGTGCGGTTCTGCCGCCTGCGAAGCCAAGGTTAAAGAAGATACCAAAGCCACCACCCGCTGTATCCCTCTGGATCAGCCGGGGGGGGCTGGAAGGTGTGTGGTATGCGGTGAACCTGCTACCGAAAAGGTGTACTTCGCCCGCGCTTACTGA
- the leuS gene encoding leucine--tRNA ligase produces MAEAKVRIYNPAEIESRWQERWEKDGLYHSDIDPNKPKHYALTMLPYPSGNLHIGHWYAMTPSDARARFMRMRGYNVLFPMGFDAFGLPAENAAIKRNIHPKEWTYQNIDNMRRQLKSMGAMFDWRREAISSDPEYYRWTQWFFIQFYKHGLAYRKMSPVDWCPTCNTTLAREQVWGEDRHCERCGTPVIKKNLEQWFFKTTQYAEELLRYEGMDWPEKVREMQINWIGKSEGASVIFSTEQGDPLEVFTTRPDTLWGVTFMVLAPEHPLVEKVTTPERKAEVDAYVAQAIRQSDIQRESTEKEKTGVFTGGYAINPVNGERVPIWIADYVLMTYGTGAIMAVPAHDQRDFEFARKYGLPVRVVIQPEDMEPLNGDALTEAVPAKGKMVNSGPLTGTPGDQSFEAAVKYVEQIGKGKRAVNYRLRDWLISRQRYWGAPIPMVYCEKCGVVPVPEDQLPVLLPDDVEWRPTGESPLKLHPTWRFTTCPSCGGKAERETDTMDTFMCSSWYHLRYLSPHYDKGPFDPKEYDYWMPVDTYTGGAEHATMHLIYTRFFHKACRDIGITKGNEPMIQLRNQGQILGPDGQRMSKSRGNVVDPDEQVRMYGADTVRAFLMFGYRWAEGGPWGTENIQGVNRWLRRVWSFFLDEADGGKADEATFKRLRRKVHQTLRSVTRDFEEFEFNTIVSALMELANEMSRAKQNGAFGTPVWDEAVEIYLKMLAPVAPHIAEELWAQLGKPYSIHQQSWPLVDEEAAKEEEITLAVQVNGKVRDRLVVPAEIDRETVEKLALASPAVQKFLEGRTPRQVIYVPGKLVSIVG; encoded by the coding sequence ATGGCTGAAGCCAAAGTTCGTATTTACAATCCGGCGGAAATTGAGTCGCGCTGGCAGGAGCGCTGGGAAAAAGACGGACTGTATCATTCCGACATTGACCCGAACAAACCCAAGCATTATGCCCTGACAATGCTTCCTTATCCATCGGGGAATTTGCATATCGGACACTGGTATGCCATGACGCCTTCCGACGCGCGGGCGCGCTTTATGCGGATGCGTGGGTACAACGTCCTGTTCCCGATGGGCTTCGATGCTTTTGGCTTGCCTGCTGAGAATGCCGCCATTAAACGCAATATTCACCCCAAAGAGTGGACTTATCAGAATATTGACAATATGCGTCGCCAGTTGAAGAGCATGGGTGCGATGTTCGATTGGCGGCGGGAAGCCATTTCCTCAGACCCGGAGTACTATCGCTGGACGCAATGGTTCTTCATCCAGTTCTACAAGCACGGGCTGGCTTATCGGAAGATGTCGCCGGTAGACTGGTGTCCGACCTGCAATACCACCCTGGCGCGCGAACAGGTGTGGGGTGAAGACCGTCACTGCGAACGTTGTGGTACGCCGGTGATCAAGAAAAACCTGGAGCAGTGGTTCTTCAAAACCACCCAATACGCTGAGGAATTGCTCCGCTACGAAGGTATGGACTGGCCTGAAAAAGTCCGTGAGATGCAAATTAACTGGATTGGCAAATCCGAAGGCGCTTCGGTAATTTTCTCTACCGAACAGGGTGATCCTCTGGAGGTATTTACCACCCGTCCGGATACATTGTGGGGGGTAACCTTTATGGTGTTGGCGCCGGAGCATCCGCTGGTGGAAAAGGTGACCACACCCGAGCGAAAAGCCGAGGTGGATGCCTATGTGGCTCAGGCGATTCGTCAGTCCGATATTCAACGCGAATCTACAGAAAAGGAAAAGACGGGGGTTTTCACCGGGGGGTATGCGATCAACCCGGTGAACGGGGAGCGGGTGCCAATCTGGATTGCTGACTATGTGCTGATGACCTACGGCACGGGTGCTATCATGGCAGTACCTGCGCACGATCAGCGCGATTTTGAGTTTGCCCGCAAGTATGGTTTGCCCGTGCGGGTCGTCATTCAGCCTGAAGACATGGAACCGTTAAACGGCGATGCACTCACCGAGGCAGTGCCTGCAAAGGGAAAGATGGTCAATTCGGGACCTCTCACGGGTACTCCGGGAGATCAATCTTTTGAAGCGGCGGTGAAGTATGTGGAACAAATCGGGAAGGGCAAGCGTGCGGTGAATTACCGCCTGCGTGACTGGTTGATTTCCCGCCAGCGCTACTGGGGCGCGCCCATTCCGATGGTTTACTGCGAGAAGTGCGGTGTTGTACCTGTGCCGGAAGATCAACTGCCGGTGCTGTTACCGGATGATGTCGAGTGGCGTCCGACCGGCGAAAGCCCGCTGAAACTGCATCCTACCTGGCGGTTTACCACCTGCCCATCCTGCGGCGGCAAGGCTGAGCGTGAAACCGATACCATGGACACCTTCATGTGTTCGTCCTGGTACCATTTGCGTTATCTCAGCCCGCATTATGATAAAGGTCCTTTTGACCCGAAGGAATATGATTACTGGATGCCGGTGGATACCTATACCGGCGGCGCCGAGCATGCCACCATGCACCTGATTTACACTCGCTTCTTCCACAAAGCCTGTCGGGATATTGGCATTACCAAAGGCAACGAGCCGATGATTCAACTGCGCAACCAGGGGCAGATTCTGGGTCCCGATGGTCAACGCATGAGCAAATCCCGCGGCAATGTAGTGGACCCCGATGAGCAGGTGCGCATGTACGGCGCCGATACGGTGCGCGCCTTCCTGATGTTTGGCTATCGCTGGGCAGAGGGAGGACCGTGGGGTACTGAGAACATCCAGGGAGTCAACCGCTGGTTGCGCCGTGTGTGGTCGTTTTTCCTGGATGAGGCGGATGGCGGAAAGGCAGATGAAGCCACGTTCAAACGTCTGCGCCGCAAGGTGCATCAAACCTTGCGCTCAGTCACGCGCGACTTTGAAGAATTTGAGTTCAACACCATTGTTTCGGCTCTGATGGAACTGGCGAATGAGATGAGCCGTGCCAAACAAAATGGCGCATTCGGTACCCCAGTCTGGGACGAAGCCGTGGAAATTTACCTGAAGATGCTGGCGCCGGTGGCTCCACATATTGCCGAGGAACTCTGGGCGCAGTTGGGTAAACCCTACTCCATTCACCAGCAGTCCTGGCCCCTGGTAGATGAAGAAGCGGCAAAGGAAGAAGAAATTACCCTGGCGGTGCAGGTCAACGGCAAGGTGCGCGATCGTCTGGTGGTGCCTGCCGAGATTGACCGCGAGACGGTGGAAAAACTGGCGCTGGCAAGCCCGGCAGTGCAGAAATTCCTTGAAGGACGCACGCCCAGACAGGTCATTTACGTGCCGGGTAAACTGGTAAGCATTGTAGGGTAA
- a CDS encoding DNA alkylation repair protein — MPAVSVIRLQEQITTLIGRLSHPMDFYRALTDFLETYGDHAYRAGERVTGESILPSYHVPPLVWRQLEVSLAQAARRFPQRTLDVIPLLWEAEYREPRHIAAWMLGHVPLSESSAVVEMLQRLVSLDVDWALLRVLLDKGTLTLRKEGEEPLLRMLETWLNREQPMYRKAGLLLCEGLVADPAWENLPAIFRLLQPLVEKPEPAWLNDLLIVLQNLAQRSPSEVSFFLKQILSRSEENPLTARLVRKVASSLPVEMAENLRKSARSSFPKTG; from the coding sequence ATGCCAGCCGTTTCGGTTATTCGTTTACAGGAACAGATCACTACATTAATCGGGCGATTGAGCCACCCGATGGATTTCTACCGCGCGCTGACCGATTTTCTGGAAACGTACGGGGATCATGCCTACCGCGCAGGGGAGAGGGTGACGGGGGAGTCCATTCTTCCCTCTTACCACGTACCTCCCCTGGTATGGCGGCAGTTGGAAGTCTCACTGGCTCAGGCGGCACGGCGTTTTCCTCAGAGAACCCTGGATGTTATTCCCTTACTCTGGGAAGCCGAATACCGCGAGCCCCGGCACATTGCTGCATGGATGCTTGGGCACGTGCCCCTGTCCGAGTCCTCCGCTGTGGTGGAGATGCTCCAGCGTTTGGTGTCCCTGGATGTGGATTGGGCCCTGCTGAGGGTATTGCTGGATAAAGGGACATTGACCCTTCGCAAAGAAGGTGAGGAACCCCTTTTGCGAATGCTGGAAACATGGTTGAATCGTGAACAGCCCATGTATCGCAAAGCCGGGTTGCTTCTCTGTGAAGGGCTGGTTGCCGATCCTGCCTGGGAGAATCTGCCCGCCATTTTTCGCCTCCTGCAACCGCTGGTAGAAAAGCCAGAGCCTGCCTGGTTGAACGATTTGTTGATCGTTTTGCAAAATCTGGCTCAGCGTTCCCCTTCGGAAGTGTCTTTTTTCCTCAAACAAATTCTCAGCCGGAGTGAAGAAAATCCGCTTACTGCCCGTCTGGTGCGCAAGGTGGCTTCTTCTCTGCCTGTAGAAATGGCAGAAAATTTGCGAAAATCTGCCCGTTCGTCCTTCCCCAAAACAGGCTGA